Proteins co-encoded in one Aspergillus flavus chromosome 2, complete sequence genomic window:
- a CDS encoding putative zinc metallopeptidase, producing MLISLSGDGLKALIEKYRPDLKPFEEVYRQLHSSPELAFQEENTSAIAADHLKKLGFEVHTHIGGYGVAGILRNGDGPTVLLRADMDALPLEEKTGLPYASDKIVKDKDGVKRPAMHACGHDTHVTSLMASAELLNSARDHWSGTLICIFQPAEELLSGAKAMIEDGLYEKIPKPDVVLSQHVMKMKTGTVSIRSGRLLTAADSFDVRIYGRGGHGSAPQTCIDPIVIGATIVTRLQSIVSREVMPGELAVVSVGSIQAGHVANIIPDQLDLKLNVRTYDPKVRERVISSVKRIIEAECLAGGVAEKPLVKQILSAPATINDEATVKALQKTFGSYFGENLVESEPATASEDFSLLATAVGAPYVMWTYGGVDPETWDDAVKQGTTDQLPSNHSPFFAPVIQPTLGTAIDGIALGALTFLKRN from the coding sequence ATGCTAATATCTTTATCAGGTGATGGCCTAAAGGCCCTTATCGAGAAATACCGACCAGACTTGAAGCCGTTTGAAGAGGTCTATCGTCAGTTGCACAGCTCCCCCGAGCTAGCCTTCCAAGAAGAGAACACATCAGCTATCGCCGCAGATCATCTCAAAAAGTTGGGCTTTGAGGTTCACACGCACATCGGTGGATATGGAGTTGCCGGTATTCTCCGTAACGGCGATGGGCCAACCGTTCTCCTGCGAGCCGACATGGATGCGCTACCTTTAGAGGAAAAGACTGGTTTGCCGTACGCTAGCGACAAAATCGTTAAAGACAAAGACGGAGTGAAAAGACCGGCAATGCATGCCTGTGGTCACGATACGCACGTCACAAGTCTCATGGCGAGTGCTGAGCTTTTAAATTCCGCCCGGGATCACTGGTCTGGTACCTTGATCTGTATTTTCCAACCAGCGGAGGAGCTACTGTCCGGCGCCAAAGCGATGATCGAAGACGGGCTGTACGAGAAGATCCCCAAGCCAGACGTTGTCCTGTCGCAGCACGttatgaaaatgaaaacggGCACAGTCAGTATCCGTTCGGGTCGGCTGCTCACGGCTGCTGATTCCTTCGATGTGCGCATCTATGGGCGCGGTGGACACGGCTCGGCTCCTCAGACTTGCATCGATCCCATTGTTATCGGCGCAACAATTGTGACGCGCCTGCAAAGTATCGTCAGCCGCGAAGTGATGCCGGGCGAACTGGCTGTTGTCAGTGTTGGGAGCATCCAAGCTGGTCATGTAGCGAACATTATCCCCGATCAGCTGGATCTCAAGCTTAATGTTCGGACATACGACCCCAAGGTCCGCGAGCGTGTTATATCTTCCGTGAAGAGAATCATCGAGGCAGAGTGTCTAGCAGGAGGTGTCGCCGAGAAACCTCTTGTTAAGCAGATACTTTCTGCTCCCGCGACTATCAACGATGAGGCTACAGTCAAGGCTCTCCAAAAAACATTTGGATCATATTTCGGAGAAAACTTGGTTGAATCGGAGCCAGCGACTGCAAGTGAAGATTTCTCCCTTCTTGCGACGGCGGTAGGAGCACCGTATGTGATGTGGACGTATGGTGGAGTCGACCCTGAGACATGGGATGATGCCGTGAAGCAGGGTACCACTGATCAGCTACCCAGTAATCACTCCCCGTTCTTCGCTCCAGTGATCCAACCGACTCTTGGTACTGCAATTGATGGAATCGCCCTTGGAGCACTGACTTTCCTGAAGCGGAACTAA